In one Oryza glaberrima chromosome 2, OglaRS2, whole genome shotgun sequence genomic region, the following are encoded:
- the LOC127762361 gene encoding glycerophosphodiester phosphodiesterase GDPDL3-like produces the protein MGRGSHGCSVLGSSLLLLFCLGSAAAQKASTWKTLSGDSPLVIAKGGFSGLFPDSSEFAYRSAPGAALWCDVQLTKDGAGICLPTINIDNCTTISNFDPKGMKTYNVNGAPLKGWFPVDYNSTELLQQVFLKQSILSRTVRFDPLPIVPVEDVLSKYKTPAVWLNVQHDSFYSQFKLSMRSYILSVSKQFVVDYISSPEVNFLNSLLGRVNKKTKLVFRFLDEQTIEPSANQTYGSILKNLTFIKTFASGILVPKQYILPVTKDNYLQPHTSVVDDAHKAGLEIYAADFANDFLISYNYSYDPLAEYLSFIDNGAFSVDGVLTDFPITPSEAIGCFSNLNDSKTDHAKPLVISHNGASGDYPDCTDLAYQKAVADGADVIDCPVQVTKDGIPICMSSIDLGDVTTVATSQFASQTTVVNDIKATPGVYSFNLTWEDISKNLKPKISNPMSKYQLYRNPRNRNAGNFMRLSDFLDFTKGKDLSGVMISIERAAFMAQKLGFGVVDAVIKALDDSGYSKQTTQKVMIQSTNSSVLVKFKQQTKYNLVYMIEEDVRDAAPSSIADIKKFADAVSVNTMSVYPATDNFLTNQTTSLVQSLQSAGFPVYVYVLMNEFVSQPYDFFSDATQQINAYVKRPDGGVDGVITDFPATAHRYKLNSCMNMGNNTPGFMIPAQPGGLIESMVGAAQPPSTAPLPPLTESDVTESPLPDKKEPPPALVFDFQPRDPEDALAAFAVLSRREIPGVVRRRTLRRVPDTGCWLVGHHRSGGGGGAAAAVLAADAFTARWPTDLVVGRHDCRDFTNGLVEELTGEKRVLDALRSSAANGDW, from the exons ATGGGGAGGGGCAGCCATGGCTGCTCCGTTCTTGggtcgtcgctgctgctgctgttctgtctgggctccgccgccgcgcagaaGGCCTCGACTTGGAAGACACTGAGCG GTGATTCTCCATTGGTCATCGCTAAGGGCGGTTTCTCGGGCCTATTCCCAGATTCCAGTGAATTTGCTTATCGGAGCGCTCCTGGTGCGGCTCTGTGGTGCGATGTTCAGTTAACCAAGGATGGCGCTGGCATCTGCCTTCCAACCATAAATATTGATAACTGCACGACCATATCCAATTTTGATCCAAAAGGGATGAAGACCTACAATGTTAATGGCGCACCTCTAAAAGGATGGTTCCCCGTGGACTATAACAGCACAGAGCTGCTGCAACAAGTATTTT TGAAGCAATCAATCCTGTCTCGCACAGTTAGATTTGATCCACTCCCTATAGTTCCAGTTGAAGATGTATTGTCCAAATACAAGACACCTGCTGTTTGGCTAAATGTTCAG CATGACAGTTTCTACAGCCAGTTTAAGCTGAGCATGAGAAGCTATATCCTTTCTGTATCAAAACAATTCGTTGTTGACTACATATCATCACCTGAAGTGAACTTTCTCAACAGCTTACTTGGAAGAGTTAACAAGAAGACAAAGCTTGTGTTCCGCTTCCTTGATGAACAGACTATTGAGCCATCTGCAAACCAGACATATGGCTCAATCTTAAAAAATCTAACATTCATCAAGACTTTTGCGTCTGGAATACTTGTCCCCAAACAGTATATATTGCCTGTTACAAAAGATAATTATCTGCAGCCCCATACTTCAGTTGTTGATGATGCTCATAAAGCAGGATTAGAAATTTATGCCGCGGATTTTGCAAATGACTTTCTGATCAGCTACAACTACAGCTACGACCCATTAGCGGAATATCTTTCCTTCATTGATAATGGTGCCTTCTCTGTTGATGGAGTGTTGACTGATTTTCCTATTACCCCATCAGAGGCCATTG GTTGCTTTAGTAATCTGAATGACAGCAAGACAGATCATG CAAAACCTCTTGTTATCTCACACAATGGAGCTAGTGGTGACTACCCAGATTGCACTGACCTCGCTTATCAAAAAGCAGTTGCTGATGGCGCAGATGTCATTGACTGTCCTGTTCAAGTTACCAAAGATGGCATACCGATATGCATGAGCTCCATTGACCTAGGGGATGTTACTACTGTTGCAACTTCACAATTTGCTTCTCAAACAACTGTTGTAAATGATATTAAGGCTACTCCTGGAGTCTACTCTTTCAACCTCACTTGGGAGGATATTTCAAAGAACCTGAAGC CAAAGATATCAAACCCAATGTCTAAGTACCAACTGTACAGAAATCCCAGAAACAGGAATGCAGGAAATTTCATGAGATTGTCGGACTTTTTGGATTTCACAAAAGGAAAGGATTTGTCTGGAGTCATGATCAGTATAGAG CGAGCTGCATTCATGGCACAGAAACTTGGCTTTGGCGTAGTTGATGCAGTAATCAAAGCTCTTGATGATTCCGGTTACAGCAAACAAACTACCCAGAAAGTAATGATTCAGTCAACCAACAGCTCAGTCCTAGTGAAGTTCAAGCAACAAACCAAGTACAATCTTGTTTACATGATAGAAGAAGATGTCAGAGATGCTGCACCTTCCTCCATTGCAGATATTAAGAAGTTCGCTGATGCAGTTTCTGTTAACACCATGTCCGTTTACCCAGCGACGGACAATTTCTTGACAAACCAGACCACTAGTCTTGTGCAGTCCCTGCAGTCCGCCGGTTTTCCAGTTTACGTTTATGTGCTCATGAACGAATTTGTTTCTCAACCATATGACTTCTTCTCAGATGCCACACAACAGATCAACGCGTATGTGAAGAGGCCAGATGGTGGAGTGGATGGGGTCATCACTGATTTCCCTGCAACAGCTCACAGATACAAAT TGAACTCCTGCATGAACATGGGGAACAACACGCCGGGCTTCATGATCCCTGCCCAGCCCGGTGGCCTCATCGAGAGCATGGTCGGAGCAGCGCAGCCGCCATCTACAGCTCCATTGCCGCCTTTGACGGAATCCGACGTCACAGAGTCACCCCTACCTGAC aaaaaggagcctccac CC GCGTTGGTGTTCGATTTCCAGCCACGGGACCCGGAGGACGcgctcgccgccttcgccgtgcTCTCGCGGAGGGAAATCCCCG GAGTGGTCCGGAGGAGGACGCTGCGGAGGGTCCCAGACACGGGGTGCTGGCTCGTCGGCCAccaccgcagcggcggcggcggcggcgccgccgcggcggtgctcgccgccgacgcgttcACCGCGCGGTGGCCGACCGACCTGGTCGTCGGGCGGCACGACTGCCGAGACTTCACCAACG GGCTCGTGGAAGAACTGACAGGTGAGAAACGTGTCTTGGACGCCCTCAGATCGTCAGCTGCCAATGGTGATTGGTGA
- the LOC127761565 gene encoding uncharacterized protein LOC127761565: MWSVASLVRQGLRWRRRRRRRTARVVDESALAAADGGGGDAAAVAVVPMASVGAALARALLALACTIRFDGEDGGAGATEEAWAASGWRPRADEVSHLMVRESMRYAIYA; encoded by the coding sequence ATGTGGAGCGTGGCGTCGCTCGTCCGGCAggggctgcggtggcggcggcggcggaggaggaggacggcgcgggTGGTGGACGAGAgcgcgctcgcggcggcggatggtggcggcggcgacgcggcggcggtggcggtggtgccgATGGCGAGCGTGGGCGCCGCGCTTGCCAGGGCGCTGCTGGCGCTGGCGTGCACCATCCGCttcgacggcgaggacggcggcgccggcgcgacgGAGGAGGCGTGGGCGGCCAGCGGGTGGCGGCCGCGCGCCGACGAGGTCAGCCACCTCATGGTGCGGGAGAGCATGCGCTACGCCATCTACGCGTAG